A single region of the Undibacterium piscinae genome encodes:
- a CDS encoding outer membrane lipoprotein carrier protein LolA produces MTLKQLFISMAVMSAALPTFAAAPVAKIQSMLAKPAILCGRFDQSKQLTGIKKPLASNGRFCVVAGKGVLWRTLQPFPNTLRLTREEIVHFQGDRVAMRLDAKQEPTVRMINSVLFSLLSGDLAQLENLFEVEGSADQHSWKVALKAREPALAKAIGAISLDGAAYVKNISINEASGDRSHIVFSAIQTGETAMLAEEAALF; encoded by the coding sequence ATGACACTCAAACAGCTGTTTATTAGTATGGCCGTGATGAGCGCCGCACTGCCTACGTTTGCTGCGGCACCAGTGGCCAAGATACAGTCTATGTTGGCGAAGCCGGCGATTTTATGCGGAAGATTTGATCAGAGCAAACAACTCACCGGTATTAAAAAACCGCTGGCATCGAATGGGCGTTTTTGTGTGGTGGCAGGTAAGGGCGTCTTGTGGCGCACGCTGCAACCGTTCCCGAATACTCTGCGTCTGACGCGGGAAGAGATCGTGCATTTTCAGGGTGACCGAGTCGCCATGCGTCTGGATGCCAAACAAGAACCAACCGTGCGTATGATCAATAGCGTGCTGTTCTCGCTGTTGTCGGGTGATCTGGCGCAACTGGAGAATTTGTTTGAAGTAGAAGGCAGTGCCGATCAACATAGTTGGAAGGTTGCGCTCAAGGCACGCGAGCCTGCCCTGGCTAAGGCGATTGGTGCCATCAGCCTGGATGGTGCTGCTTACGTTAAAAATATCTCTATCAATGAGGCTAGCGGCGACCGTAGTCACATCGTGTTTTCTGCGATACAAACTGGCGAGACTGCCATGTTGGCAGAAGAAGCGGCGCTATTTTGA
- a CDS encoding acyl-CoA thioesterase, with the protein MRKPATSSRWWAEIEMQVQFFDLDPMEIVWHGNYVKYLEVVRCALLDKIAYNYLEMKNSGYAWPVIDLQLRYVGPAKFGQILTLRADLVEWENRLKIDYLISDKASGKRLTRASTTQVAVAIDSGEMCFVSPPVLFEKLGVKLQ; encoded by the coding sequence ATGCGTAAGCCGGCAACCTCTAGTCGCTGGTGGGCAGAAATCGAGATGCAGGTGCAGTTCTTTGATCTCGACCCTATGGAGATAGTTTGGCACGGCAATTACGTTAAGTATTTGGAAGTAGTGCGTTGTGCTTTGCTGGATAAGATCGCTTACAACTATCTGGAAATGAAAAATTCTGGATACGCCTGGCCAGTGATAGACCTGCAGTTGCGCTATGTAGGACCGGCCAAATTTGGTCAGATTTTGACTCTGCGAGCCGACCTGGTCGAATGGGAAAACCGCTTGAAGATAGACTATCTGATCAGCGATAAGGCGAGCGGCAAGCGACTGACACGCGCCAGCACTACTCAGGTTGCGGTAGCGATCGATAGTGGCGAAATGTGCTTTGTTTCGCCGCCGGTCTTGTTTGAAAAATTAGGAGTTAAGTTGCAATGA
- a CDS encoding transporter, translating to MTKPRALAVIWALVVALLLAHNASLWLGQRIAPDTDILALLPVQERDPILQKSFTQMVDAAQQRVVVLVGAKDWADAKRAADAYAAVLRTRPDLIATMQLNEQNQADWLSKFQQHSLILMSSEQEAQLHSKPAQFWLDAALSKLYSPFAGPKLGAWRDDPFGLFAGWMQERAQETPVRPRDGHLFVANAEKQYVLLPLTLQVPAFSISAQQALLPLLAQAKASALLTVPATEVISAGVILHAAAAGEQASGEVSTIGLGSLLGIIVLMWFSFRSFKPIVLVMLSIAIGCLGSISLCWLFFERIHLLTLVFGASLIGVAQDYGLYFLCNRLTADPKLDSSQLLKSLMPGLLLTLLTTVIGYLGLALTPFPGLRQMALFSGLGLVFAWLTVVCWFPVLINAAALKSGALLRSNAALLRHWPLLRWNRASGLGFALFALVVAYGCARLGANDDIRLLQNSPAHLISDQLKLSKLLDAPTPVQFFLVRADTAEGVLQREESLRRKLDPLIAQHTISGYQAISNWVPSAQTQATRRSLLEQKLLGEGMVLSQLATQIGEDASWVSATRSHLLGASQLLTPEAFLQTPASEPWRHLWLGQNQGKGEYASIVALRGLSYADLPVLARAGSGLDGVQWVDKVAEISSVLGRYRAYMGWVVLASYLLVYGLMYPRYRRNTWRVLLPTALASLATLAIFGYAGQNLQLFHVLALMLLLGVGVDYGIFMQEQPDRRDATSWTTVGLSAASTILSFGLLGLSKTPALQAFGLTMLIGTAMVWLIVPIFGKEKTDAKN from the coding sequence TTGACGAAGCCGCGCGCTCTTGCCGTAATTTGGGCCTTGGTGGTGGCGCTGTTATTGGCACATAACGCCTCTCTGTGGCTGGGCCAGCGCATTGCTCCGGACACCGATATTCTGGCCTTGTTACCGGTGCAGGAACGCGATCCTATCTTGCAAAAATCATTTACCCAGATGGTCGATGCGGCGCAGCAGCGTGTCGTGGTACTGGTAGGAGCAAAGGATTGGGCCGATGCCAAACGTGCTGCTGATGCCTATGCAGCGGTGCTGCGTACTCGTCCTGATTTAATCGCGACCATGCAACTCAACGAGCAAAATCAGGCCGACTGGTTGAGTAAATTCCAGCAGCACAGCCTGATATTGATGAGTTCCGAACAAGAGGCGCAATTGCATAGTAAGCCAGCGCAGTTTTGGTTGGATGCCGCTCTGAGTAAGCTTTACAGTCCTTTCGCCGGACCAAAATTAGGTGCCTGGCGCGACGATCCCTTCGGCCTATTTGCCGGCTGGATGCAAGAGCGGGCGCAAGAGACCCCAGTACGTCCACGTGACGGACATCTGTTTGTAGCCAATGCCGAAAAACAGTATGTCTTACTGCCCTTAACTTTGCAGGTGCCGGCATTTTCGATTAGCGCACAACAGGCCTTGTTACCGCTGCTGGCGCAAGCCAAAGCGAGCGCCTTACTTACTGTGCCCGCCACCGAGGTGATTAGTGCTGGCGTGATTTTGCATGCGGCGGCGGCGGGTGAACAGGCCAGCGGCGAGGTTTCAACTATCGGTCTGGGCTCGCTGTTAGGCATCATCGTTCTGATGTGGTTCAGCTTTCGCTCGTTTAAGCCTATCGTCTTGGTGATGCTCTCTATCGCCATCGGTTGTCTCGGTTCTATCTCCTTGTGTTGGCTATTTTTTGAACGCATCCATTTGCTGACCCTGGTTTTTGGTGCCAGTCTGATCGGGGTGGCGCAAGACTATGGTCTGTATTTTTTGTGTAACCGCCTCACCGCCGATCCTAAGTTAGATTCCTCGCAACTACTAAAAAGTTTAATGCCGGGCTTATTGCTAACCCTGCTCACGACGGTGATCGGTTATCTGGGATTGGCGCTGACACCATTTCCCGGCCTGCGTCAGATGGCACTGTTCTCGGGACTAGGTCTGGTGTTTGCCTGGCTGACCGTGGTCTGCTGGTTCCCGGTATTGATCAATGCCGCTGCACTTAAGAGCGGCGCTCTGCTGCGTAGCAATGCGGCGCTCTTGCGTCATTGGCCCTTGCTGCGTTGGAATCGGGCTAGCGGCTTAGGTTTTGCGCTGTTTGCGCTGGTAGTGGCATACGGTTGCGCCCGTCTCGGTGCCAACGATGATATTCGGCTACTGCAAAATTCACCGGCGCATTTGATCAGTGACCAACTTAAACTAAGTAAGTTACTCGATGCGCCGACCCCGGTGCAATTCTTTCTGGTGCGCGCCGACACTGCTGAAGGCGTATTACAGCGTGAAGAAAGCTTGCGTCGCAAGCTAGATCCTTTGATTGCACAGCACACGATCAGCGGCTATCAGGCCATCTCGAATTGGGTGCCGTCGGCACAGACGCAGGCCACACGCCGCAGTTTACTGGAACAAAAACTGCTGGGTGAAGGCATGGTGTTGAGTCAATTGGCGACACAAATCGGTGAAGACGCTAGTTGGGTCAGCGCTACCCGCAGCCACTTGTTAGGCGCAAGTCAGTTACTCACGCCTGAGGCCTTTCTGCAAACGCCTGCCAGCGAGCCATGGCGGCATTTGTGGCTGGGGCAAAACCAGGGCAAGGGTGAATATGCCAGCATCGTTGCCTTACGTGGTTTGTCGTATGCTGATCTGCCTGTGCTGGCGCGGGCAGGCAGCGGGCTAGATGGCGTGCAGTGGGTCGATAAGGTTGCCGAAATTTCTTCGGTGCTGGGACGTTATCGCGCGTATATGGGCTGGGTGGTGTTGGCCTCGTATCTACTGGTGTATGGCTTGATGTATCCGCGCTACCGGCGCAATACCTGGCGCGTGCTTTTGCCCACCGCTTTGGCGAGTTTAGCCACGTTGGCAATCTTTGGCTATGCGGGGCAAAATCTGCAGTTATTTCATGTGCTCGCCTTGATGCTATTACTCGGGGTCGGGGTGGACTATGGCATCTTTATGCAAGAGCAGCCCGATCGACGCGATGCGACTTCCTGGACGACGGTCGGCTTGTCGGCAGCCAGCACCATACTCTCTTTCGGTTTATTGGGTCTGAGTAAAACCCCCGCATTGCAGGCCTTCGGCCTGACCATGCTAATAGGAACTGCCATGGTATGGCTGATCGTACCGATTTTTGGAAAAGAAAAGACAGATGCAAAAAATTGA